Within the Salinibacterium sp. TMP30 genome, the region GGGTCGCGAATGCTTGGTAGACGGCCTGCTTGCCACCGTTGGTGACGACCACCTGGTTAATTCCGACCTCGAGGCCGCTGTCGCGCAGGGTCTTCGCCGCGATCGCTTCCCGCAGTTCGGGTAGGCCTGCTGCTGGTGTGTAACGGTGATTCTTGGGGTCGAGCACTGCTCGGGATGCCGCATCCACAATGTTCGCGGGCGTCGCGAAATCGGGTTCACCTGCCGCATAGCTGATGATGGGGCGGCCTGAGGCGAGAAGCGACTTGGCTTTTGCGTCCACTTTGAGGGTGGCCGACTCGGCGATGGCGGAAATTCTGGCAGAGAGGCGAGGTGAAGTCACCGGTCAAGTCTAGGGCTTCACGCGTGGCTGTGCCCAGAGATTTCAGGCCGCGTACAGGCTCCGTTCGCGCTCACGCTGGGGCACAATGCGAGGGACAATGGAGGTGCGACGACGTGGGGGCCGGACCTCGCATTTGATGAGCGCTCCGGATGACGTACACTGGAAGAAGTAGTTGAAAACTGCCATACTTTCGCGCGCCTGCTCCTCACTTCGTGAGAGTAGATCTGCGAGGGTGTGGGGCGAGAGATTCAGGTCTCTTGCAGAGGGTGGTGGCTCAATTGGTAGAGCAGCGGTCTCCAAAACCGCAGGTTGCAGGTTCGAGTCCTGTCCGCCCTGCAAGTCCCGATCCGTCTTTCACGGCCCGGGCCGAGCAAGCCGAAGTATCGGAAGGTAAATAAGAGTGGCCAAGAAAGTCGTAGACGAGCCCAGCGAGGACGTCGTCGCCAAGGCGAAGAAGGACAGCGAGCAACGTCGTGGACCCTTCGGGCGCATGGCACTCTTCATCCGTCAAGTAATTAATGAACTCAAGAAGGTTGTAACGCCGACAAGGCGTGAACTAATCAGCTTCACGCTGGTCGTTCTTGTGTTCGTTGTCATCATGATGGCCATCGTTTCCGGACTTGATTTCGGGTTTAGCGCGTTGGTCAACTTCCTGTTTGGTAACCCTGAACTAGTGGTCTAAACCTTCACCGACCGCCCTTCACAAACCGCAACGGCTACAAGCCGAACTGCAGAGCAACGAAAAGAGATTTAGTGTCCGAGAACCACCGCGAAGACTCCGAGCTCGCTACGGCAGCAGAGCAGTCCTCCGAGGAGGATGAGGCGCAGACGGGTAACACCCTGGCTGAGGCAGAGCGTTCTGAAGACTCCGCCGAGCACCAGGCAATGCACGTTGAAGGCAGCTCGACTGATGTCGACGCCGATCTTGCTGGCCTCCTTGAGGCTCTGGATGCTGCAGTCGACCCCGAAGCCGATGCTGCGGTAGACGACGCACTTGACATTGATGATGCGGCCGAGGCTGACGCATCTGTGGCTGCCACTGACGACGAAGCATCTGATGATGCTGAGACTGCTGAAGGCGAAGAGGCTGAGGTTGACCCGTACGCCGAGTTCCGCATGGATCTGCGTCTTCAGCCGGGCAAGTGGTACGTCATCCACTCCTACGCCGGGTTCGAGAAGCGCGTCAAGCACAACATGGAGAACCGTAAGGTATCGATGGCTATGGAAGATTATGTTTTCCAGGTCGAGGTGCCCATGGAAGATGTTGTCGAAATCAAGAACGGCCAGCGAAAGCTTGTCAACCGCGTTCGCATCCCTGGTTACGTCCTGGTTCGCATGGAGCTCAACGAAGACAGCTGGTCAGTTGTTCGTCACACCCCAGGAGTTACTGGCTTCGTTGGCAACGCGCACAACCCGGTACCGCTGCGCTTTGAAGAAGCTTTCAACATGCTGAAGAGCCTTGTTGAGATCGTCGAAGCGCCCGCAACCAAGGGTTCGTCGACCAAGGGCAAGACTGCTGCGCGTTCCATTCCTGCCGAGATTGACTTCGAGATCGGTGAGACCATCACCATCAAGGAAGGTTCGTTCGCGGGCCTGCCCGGTTCGATCAGCGAGATCAAGGCGGATAGCGGAAAACTCATCGTTCTGGTTTCGCTCTTCGAGCGTGAGACCCCGGTCGAGCTCAGCTTCGATCAGGTCACCAAGCTTTAAGGGCTAACGCTCCTAAAAAACCACCGCGCCTTCAGGGGTGCGGGAGAGCTGGCCACACGGGTCAGTTCGTACAGTAAAGGAAACACAATGGCACCGAAAAAGAAGGTTACAGGTCTGATTAAGCTTCAGATCCAAGCCGGCGCCGCCAACCCCGCACCGCCCATCGGGCCTGCGCTGGGTCAGCACGGCGTTAACATCATGGAGTTCTG harbors:
- the secE gene encoding preprotein translocase subunit SecE, whose product is MAKKVVDEPSEDVVAKAKKDSEQRRGPFGRMALFIRQVINELKKVVTPTRRELISFTLVVLVFVVIMMAIVSGLDFGFSALVNFLFGNPELVV
- the nusG gene encoding transcription termination/antitermination protein NusG — encoded protein: MSENHREDSELATAAEQSSEEDEAQTGNTLAEAERSEDSAEHQAMHVEGSSTDVDADLAGLLEALDAAVDPEADAAVDDALDIDDAAEADASVAATDDEASDDAETAEGEEAEVDPYAEFRMDLRLQPGKWYVIHSYAGFEKRVKHNMENRKVSMAMEDYVFQVEVPMEDVVEIKNGQRKLVNRVRIPGYVLVRMELNEDSWSVVRHTPGVTGFVGNAHNPVPLRFEEAFNMLKSLVEIVEAPATKGSSTKGKTAARSIPAEIDFEIGETITIKEGSFAGLPGSISEIKADSGKLIVLVSLFERETPVELSFDQVTKL